The Hymenobacter sp. DG01 genome has a segment encoding these proteins:
- a CDS encoding NFACT RNA binding domain-containing protein → MHTNYYFLRQLAPALTQQLTGYTVVACFSQEKDELVLGLTNGAEEFWLRVLLAAAGPLITLPESFHRARQNSVDLLPELLGQQVAEVAAWPNDRVLQFTFQSGATLLLKLYSTRPNAIFRPTPEAPVQLFHQRYTADAELQPTSALTAPTPPEAADLPSNPLKAYPSLNDVVAAYLRTRGYDPAPLEHKWQLVQEVVQELENPAAFYVIRLDGRTRLSLLPVGEVELTLPATDPIGALRRFVPLLLNRRAYEGELRQVRQQLEKRADEAATSAQHVRLRLHALENTVGYRQTADLIMAHLSQIPAGAKQVEVVDFYQDNQPRVIKLKPSETPQRTAQNLYRKAKNQQLETRELSARAERRETEAMWCLERLEELAALPPGDLRTLRQWRKQHGLDPATAAKAAQELPFKVFEDSGFTILVGRNAQNNDLLTQRYAHKDDLWLHAKDVTGSHVVIRQRPGQTVPAPVLERAAQLAAWYSRRKNDSLCPVTYTPKKFVRKPKGAITGQVVVERENVLLVVPANPFERAE, encoded by the coding sequence ATGCACACCAACTACTACTTCCTGCGCCAGCTCGCCCCGGCCCTTACCCAGCAATTAACTGGCTATACGGTAGTAGCATGCTTTTCGCAGGAAAAGGATGAGTTGGTACTGGGCCTGACCAATGGTGCAGAAGAGTTCTGGCTGCGGGTACTACTGGCCGCGGCCGGCCCGCTGATTACCCTGCCTGAGTCGTTTCACCGGGCCCGGCAGAACTCCGTTGATTTATTGCCGGAGCTACTGGGCCAGCAGGTAGCCGAGGTAGCCGCCTGGCCCAACGACCGGGTGCTGCAGTTTACCTTCCAGAGCGGCGCTACCCTACTGCTGAAGCTCTATAGCACCCGGCCCAACGCCATCTTCCGCCCTACCCCCGAAGCTCCGGTCCAGCTGTTCCACCAGCGTTACACTGCCGATGCGGAGCTGCAGCCTACCTCGGCCCTCACCGCCCCTACCCCTCCCGAGGCCGCCGACCTGCCGAGCAATCCACTGAAAGCATACCCCAGCCTCAACGACGTAGTGGCAGCTTATCTGCGCACCCGTGGCTACGATCCGGCCCCGCTGGAGCACAAGTGGCAATTGGTGCAAGAGGTGGTACAGGAGCTGGAAAATCCGGCGGCTTTCTACGTTATCCGGCTGGATGGGCGCACGCGCCTGAGTTTGCTGCCTGTGGGTGAGGTAGAGCTGACGTTGCCCGCCACCGACCCCATTGGGGCGCTGCGCCGCTTCGTGCCGCTGCTGCTCAACCGCCGGGCCTATGAGGGCGAGCTGCGGCAGGTGCGCCAGCAGCTGGAAAAGCGCGCCGACGAAGCCGCCACCAGCGCCCAGCACGTCCGGCTACGCCTGCACGCCCTGGAAAACACCGTGGGCTACCGCCAGACCGCCGACCTGATTATGGCTCACCTCAGCCAGATTCCGGCCGGCGCCAAGCAGGTAGAAGTGGTCGATTTCTACCAGGACAACCAGCCGCGCGTCATCAAGCTCAAGCCCTCCGAAACGCCCCAGCGCACGGCCCAGAACCTTTACCGCAAAGCCAAAAACCAGCAGCTGGAAACGCGGGAGCTGAGCGCCCGCGCCGAGCGCCGCGAAACCGAAGCTATGTGGTGCCTGGAGCGCCTGGAGGAACTGGCCGCCCTACCCCCCGGCGACCTCCGAACCCTGCGTCAGTGGCGCAAGCAGCACGGCCTCGACCCGGCCACGGCCGCCAAAGCCGCCCAGGAGCTACCGTTCAAGGTATTTGAAGACAGCGGCTTTACTATTCTGGTGGGCCGTAATGCTCAGAACAACGACCTGCTAACCCAGCGCTACGCCCACAAAGACGACCTGTGGCTGCACGCCAAGGACGTAACCGGCTCCCATGTGGTCATCCGGCAGCGGCCGGGCCAGACGGTGCCGGCGCCAGTGCTGGAGCGGGCGGCGCAACTGGCCGCCTGGTACTCACGCCGCAAAAACGATTCGCTCTGTCCCGTTACATACACGCCCAAAAAGTTTGTGCGCAAGCCCAAAGGCGCCATTACCGGGCAAGTAGTAGTGGAACGCGAAAACGTGCTCCTAGTGGTGCCCGCCAACCCCTTCGAGCGGGCGGAATAG
- a CDS encoding MBL fold metallo-hydrolase, whose translation MEITFLGTGTSQGVPVIGCSCVVCRSVDYRDKRLRVSVHLQVQGKSIIIDSGPDFRQQALREHINHLDALVFTHEHKDHTGGLDDIRAYNFRQQQDMPLYAEPRVLDQLRREYEYIFAEHKYPGIPQVQVHPILSDTDSFWVEGVEFQPIRALHYKLPVLGFRVKNFTYVTDANYLSPEALERMRGSEVIVLNALRHEQHISHFTLQEAIDILEDLAPTRAYLTHISHQLGRHREIEAELPSFIKLAYDGLRVTV comes from the coding sequence ATGGAAATCACCTTCCTTGGTACGGGCACGTCGCAGGGCGTGCCCGTTATTGGTTGCTCCTGTGTGGTCTGCCGCTCGGTGGACTACCGCGACAAGCGCCTGCGCGTGTCGGTGCACCTGCAGGTGCAGGGCAAGAGCATCATTATTGATTCGGGCCCTGACTTCCGGCAGCAGGCCCTGCGGGAGCACATCAACCATCTCGATGCGCTGGTGTTCACCCACGAGCACAAGGACCACACCGGCGGCCTCGACGACATTCGGGCTTATAATTTCCGCCAGCAGCAGGACATGCCCCTGTACGCTGAGCCGCGTGTGCTCGACCAGCTCCGGCGCGAGTACGAATACATCTTTGCCGAACACAAGTACCCTGGCATTCCGCAGGTGCAGGTGCACCCCATTCTCAGCGACACCGACAGTTTTTGGGTGGAAGGCGTGGAGTTTCAGCCTATCCGGGCCCTGCACTACAAGCTCCCAGTGCTGGGTTTTCGGGTGAAGAACTTCACCTACGTTACGGACGCCAACTACCTCAGCCCCGAGGCCCTGGAGCGCATGCGCGGCTCCGAGGTGATTGTGCTCAACGCCCTGCGCCACGAGCAGCACATTTCGCACTTCACCCTGCAGGAAGCCATTGATATTCTGGAGGACCTGGCCCCTACCCGCGCCTACCTCACCCACATCAGTCACCAGTTGGGCCGCCACCGCGAGATTGAAGCCGAGTTGCCTAGCTTTATCAAGCTGGCCTATGATGGGCTGCGCGTGACGGTGTAA
- a CDS encoding response regulator gives MADSKTILIAEDSSVILNLTKKILELQKYRIVSAKNGGEVIKQVETQPIDCVLMDINIPVKDGMECTREIRRHTDPRIAKIPVIAITGNANNYSMEQFREAGVTDYLPKPLDFDALVRVVKQYIG, from the coding sequence ATGGCCGACTCTAAAACGATTCTGATTGCTGAGGACAGCTCCGTTATCCTGAACCTGACCAAGAAAATTCTGGAACTCCAGAAATACCGTATCGTATCGGCCAAAAATGGCGGCGAGGTCATCAAGCAGGTGGAAACTCAGCCCATCGACTGCGTCCTGATGGACATCAATATTCCTGTGAAAGATGGGATGGAATGCACCCGCGAAATCCGCCGCCACACCGATCCGCGCATTGCCAAAATTCCGGTTATTGCCATTACCGGCAACGCCAACAACTATTCCATGGAGCAGTTCCGGGAGGCCGGCGTAACCGACTACCTGCCCAAACCCCTCGACTTTGATGCTCTGGTGCGTGTGGTGAAGCAGTACATTGGTTAA
- a CDS encoding PAS domain S-box protein, giving the protein MNTLSSTSAAAPSQGSGLSADVYRALFEESFDGLLLYDSAGALLDCNQRAVHYLGTTRPILLGAGLMAFSLSPDPTPANQLASAEQLQEQVARCLQTGERASLRWSGRHTNGSALEAWATLSRLGANGSWLVLLTLRDVAPYVEAPPAASSRRREASGVQLADFSRGQFRDVLSRAGMCYLLLDREARIQDINEYFCEVTGRPASTLYGKEYFALFAPDTEQEPRRFAFQRAIEDEQLQDFFERSLLTVSGQGRTFFWHSEFERDTQGAITGILFVGRDITDKQVAVRALTDNRNRLQDFFDNAHDLIQNLSIDNRFLFVNKAWKEKLGYDDHDLPQLSLSDVVHPYYKAKLLYQLRNLYKGEKVNKLETVFLTKSGKPVHLIGSISCSWQDGEPVSTRAILHDITDRIKAERLQKVYYSIANLAISSKDLHSLYGAIHRELSKIIETNNFYIALCDEARTQLQFAYFVDQNAQGDQSMMARPFSSGISEYIIRTGRPQYLLRDDLQELIQSGTITAYGLMPEVMLCSPLSIGERIIGVIAVQDYQKADAYTAADIEILHFISNQVALAIERKRNEVQIQKQNARLNAIFESGSHLMWSVDTHSRLSSFNRNYAAYFLRRNGVYPALNVNLWQADVALMEEEARRAFIENYRKAFQGHPQRFEVRLRDARGQDTWREIYLNPIYLDDGSFEEISGIAHDITDKKRSQLELAAQEEKFRAIFESFQDVYYRTDDEGTLTLLSPSVRDILGYTPEEALGHYIGEFYMYPQQRISLLESVQQNGLARNFEIAMRHKAGHAVSVLVNARQVGDGAGGGTEGIARDITELKQMQDDLRQAKEAAEQALEAKTLFLANMSHELRTPMNGIIGMIDLLHQTVASEEQEEYVDTLRKSSDALLAILNDILDLSKIQAGKLQLSESGIDLHYTLDKIHSLFANRANQKHLTFTYHITPHTPRFIITDETRLLQILSNLTSNAIKFTSSGTVSIIVSSTVTDGEEHTLRFAVQDSGIGISEENEKLLFTNFTQLDTTPTKAFGGTGLGLAISKQLAELLGGEIGVYSNVGDGSTFWFTIRCQVALNEEQIVQERLTARERPQEVVRFESAPRVLLVDDNPINQKVATRLLDKLGCDIVVASDGFEAISRATAPKAHYDLIFMDIQMPEMDGVTAMQEIRQRLGAASPPIVAMTAYSMKEDAERFVQQGMDDYVSKPVKSQDLYAILRRWTTGRAAPEAGTAAGVVAEETAPATPPPIDLEIVEQLRQLGGGEFAAQLYQDFEVEAEQVLQEAGAFVEAGQYEQILPHLHQLKGTGFTLGIQEMAECVKALEHELKNGRTENTPAEFQRLLDYFAQFKAAYPSLTQAL; this is encoded by the coding sequence ATGAATACACTTTCGAGTACCTCGGCGGCGGCTCCCTCTCAGGGGTCCGGCCTGTCGGCCGACGTGTATCGGGCTTTGTTCGAAGAATCGTTCGATGGCCTGTTGCTATATGATTCCGCGGGCGCATTGCTCGACTGCAACCAGCGGGCAGTGCACTACCTGGGTACTACCCGGCCCATACTGTTGGGAGCCGGGCTTATGGCCTTTTCCCTGAGCCCTGACCCTACCCCGGCCAACCAGCTTGCCTCCGCCGAGCAGCTGCAGGAGCAGGTGGCGCGCTGCCTGCAAACCGGCGAGCGGGCCTCTCTGCGCTGGAGCGGCCGCCACACCAATGGCTCCGCCCTGGAGGCTTGGGCTACCCTAAGCCGCCTGGGCGCCAATGGCTCCTGGCTGGTGTTGCTGACGCTGCGCGATGTGGCCCCGTACGTAGAAGCTCCCCCCGCAGCATCTAGTCGGCGACGCGAAGCTTCGGGCGTGCAGCTGGCTGATTTTTCGCGCGGGCAGTTCCGCGACGTACTCAGCCGGGCGGGCATGTGCTACCTGCTCCTGGACCGTGAAGCCCGGATTCAGGATATCAATGAGTACTTCTGCGAGGTAACTGGCCGCCCGGCCTCTACCCTCTACGGCAAGGAGTATTTCGCTTTGTTTGCGCCCGATACGGAGCAGGAACCCCGCCGCTTTGCCTTCCAGCGCGCTATCGAGGATGAGCAGCTCCAGGATTTCTTTGAACGCTCCCTGCTGACGGTTTCCGGGCAGGGCCGCACCTTTTTCTGGCACTCGGAGTTTGAGCGCGACACCCAGGGCGCTATTACGGGCATCCTGTTCGTGGGCCGCGACATCACCGACAAGCAGGTGGCCGTGCGCGCCCTCACCGATAACCGCAACCGCCTCCAGGACTTTTTCGACAATGCCCACGACCTGATTCAGAACCTGAGCATTGACAACCGGTTCCTGTTCGTGAACAAGGCCTGGAAGGAAAAGCTGGGCTACGACGACCACGACCTGCCCCAGCTGAGCCTCTCGGATGTGGTGCACCCCTACTATAAGGCCAAGCTGCTCTACCAGCTGCGCAACCTGTATAAGGGCGAGAAAGTCAACAAGCTGGAAACCGTATTCCTGACCAAATCGGGCAAGCCGGTGCACCTGATCGGCTCCATTAGCTGCTCCTGGCAGGATGGAGAGCCGGTGAGCACCCGCGCCATTCTGCACGACATCACCGACCGCATCAAGGCCGAGCGTCTGCAGAAGGTGTACTACAGCATTGCCAACCTGGCCATCAGCTCCAAGGATTTGCACTCCCTCTACGGAGCCATTCACCGGGAGCTGAGCAAGATCATTGAAACCAACAACTTCTACATTGCCCTCTGCGACGAGGCCCGGACCCAGTTGCAGTTTGCCTACTTCGTGGACCAGAATGCCCAGGGTGACCAGAGCATGATGGCGCGGCCCTTCTCCTCGGGCATCTCGGAGTACATCATCCGGACGGGGCGGCCCCAGTACCTGCTGCGCGACGACCTGCAGGAACTGATCCAGAGTGGCACCATCACGGCCTACGGGCTGATGCCGGAGGTCATGCTCTGCTCGCCCCTCAGCATTGGGGAGCGCATCATTGGGGTGATTGCCGTGCAGGACTACCAAAAAGCCGACGCCTATACCGCCGCCGACATTGAGATTCTGCACTTTATTTCCAACCAGGTAGCCCTGGCCATTGAGCGCAAGCGCAACGAGGTTCAGATTCAGAAGCAGAATGCCCGCCTGAACGCCATTTTTGAGAGCGGCTCCCACCTGATGTGGTCCGTGGATACGCACTCCCGCCTCTCGTCGTTTAACCGCAACTACGCCGCCTACTTCCTGCGCCGCAACGGCGTGTACCCAGCCCTGAACGTGAACCTGTGGCAGGCCGACGTGGCCCTGATGGAGGAAGAAGCCCGCCGCGCCTTCATTGAAAACTACCGCAAGGCCTTCCAGGGACACCCGCAGCGCTTCGAGGTGCGCCTGCGCGACGCCCGCGGCCAGGACACTTGGCGCGAGATCTACCTCAACCCTATTTACCTCGACGACGGCTCCTTCGAGGAAATTTCGGGCATTGCCCACGACATTACCGATAAGAAACGCTCCCAGCTGGAGCTGGCCGCTCAGGAAGAGAAGTTCCGGGCCATTTTCGAGTCGTTCCAGGACGTGTATTACCGCACCGACGACGAAGGCACCCTGACGCTGCTGAGCCCCTCCGTGCGCGACATTCTGGGCTACACCCCAGAGGAAGCCCTGGGCCACTACATCGGCGAGTTTTACATGTATCCGCAGCAGCGGATATCTCTGCTGGAGAGCGTGCAGCAGAACGGGCTGGCCCGCAACTTCGAAATTGCCATGCGCCACAAGGCCGGCCACGCCGTGAGCGTGCTGGTAAACGCCCGGCAGGTAGGCGACGGGGCCGGCGGGGGCACCGAGGGCATTGCCCGCGACATTACGGAGCTCAAGCAGATGCAGGACGACCTGCGCCAGGCCAAGGAAGCGGCCGAGCAGGCCCTGGAGGCCAAAACCCTGTTCCTGGCCAACATGAGCCACGAGCTGCGCACGCCCATGAACGGCATCATCGGCATGATTGACCTGCTGCACCAGACCGTAGCCTCCGAGGAGCAGGAAGAGTACGTGGATACCCTGCGTAAGTCGTCGGATGCGCTGTTGGCCATTCTCAACGACATTCTGGACTTGTCGAAAATTCAGGCCGGCAAGCTCCAGCTCAGCGAGTCAGGTATTGATCTGCACTATACCCTGGACAAGATTCACTCCCTGTTTGCCAACCGGGCCAACCAGAAGCATCTCACCTTCACCTACCACATCACCCCGCACACGCCGCGCTTCATCATTACCGATGAAACCCGCCTGCTCCAGATCCTGAGCAACCTCACCTCCAACGCCATTAAATTCACGTCTTCGGGCACGGTAAGCATCATTGTATCCTCCACGGTGACGGATGGCGAGGAGCATACCCTGCGCTTTGCGGTGCAGGATTCGGGCATTGGTATATCAGAGGAAAACGAAAAGCTGCTCTTCACCAACTTCACCCAGCTTGATACTACCCCCACTAAGGCGTTCGGGGGAACGGGCCTGGGCCTAGCCATCAGCAAGCAGCTGGCTGAGCTGCTGGGAGGCGAAATCGGGGTGTATTCCAACGTCGGCGACGGCTCTACGTTCTGGTTTACCATCCGCTGCCAGGTAGCCCTCAACGAGGAGCAGATTGTGCAGGAGCGCCTCACGGCCCGCGAGCGGCCCCAGGAGGTAGTCCGCTTCGAGTCGGCCCCGCGGGTGCTGCTCGTCGATGATAACCCCATCAACCAGAAGGTAGCTACCCGCCTGCTCGATAAGCTGGGCTGCGACATTGTGGTGGCCTCCGATGGGTTTGAGGCCATTAGCCGGGCCACAGCCCCTAAAGCCCACTACGACCTGATTTTCATGGACATTCAGATGCCGGAGATGGATGGCGTCACAGCCATGCAGGAAATCCGGCAGCGCCTGGGAGCGGCCAGCCCGCCCATCGTGGCCATGACGGCCTACTCCATGAAGGAGGATGCCGAGCGGTTTGTGCAGCAGGGCATGGACGACTACGTCTCAAAACCGGTGAAAAGCCAGGACCTGTACGCCATTCTGCGCCGCTGGACCACCGGGCGGGCTGCTCCCGAGGCCGGCACGGCCGCCGGGGTAGTGGCGGAAGAAACTGCCCCGGCTACTCCGCCGCCCATCGACCTGGAAATTGTGGAGCAGCTGCGCCAGCTGGGGGGAGGCGAGTTCGCGGCCCAGCTCTACCAGGACTTCGAGGTGGAAGCCGAACAAGTGCTGCAGGAAGCGGGCGCGTTCGTCGAGGCTGGCCAGTACGAGCAGATTTTGCCACATTTGCACCAGCTTAAGGGCACGGGCTTCACGTTGGGGATTCAGGAAATGGCAGAATGTGTCAAAGCACTAGAACATGAGTTGAAAAACGGTCGTACGGAAAACACACCGGCGGAATTTCAACGTCTGCTTGATTACTTTGCACAATTCAAGGCCGCCTACCCTTCCTTAACCCAGGCACTGTAG
- a CDS encoding glycosyltransferase — protein MPLRLVFTVTTDLNYDQRMQRICGSLARAGYQVLLVGRQWAASEPLTPQPYQQHRLHCHFRRGKLFYLEYNLRLLGYLLGRRAAAWCAIDLDTALPVWLRARLGGQPFLYDAHELFTETPEVVARPRVQGLWRRVEGFIVPRATRAYTVGPALARLLEQRYGRPFAVVRNISRLSEAPLPPAPMAAPENGFILYQGALNVGRGLEQLLEAMPHVNGRLVLCGEGDLSGALRTRAAELGLLQSGQVEFRGYVLPAALRELTLQATVGVMLLENQGLSYYYSLANKFFDYLHAGIPQVVIDFPEYRALTEQYPIADLVADLQPATLAAALNRLLPGGDAAHYHRLAESCRHARLELNWQQEEARLLALYQEVVGGEKAMR, from the coding sequence GTGCCGCTTCGTCTGGTTTTCACCGTTACTACGGATTTAAATTATGACCAACGGATGCAGCGCATCTGCGGTTCCCTGGCCCGGGCGGGCTACCAGGTGCTGCTGGTGGGCCGGCAGTGGGCCGCCTCGGAGCCGCTCACGCCCCAGCCCTACCAGCAGCACCGTCTGCACTGCCACTTCCGGCGGGGCAAGCTGTTTTACCTGGAGTACAACCTACGCCTGCTGGGCTACCTGCTGGGCCGCCGTGCTGCCGCCTGGTGCGCCATCGACCTGGATACGGCCCTGCCCGTGTGGCTGCGGGCCCGCCTGGGTGGGCAGCCTTTTCTTTATGATGCCCACGAGCTGTTCACCGAAACCCCGGAGGTAGTGGCCCGCCCCCGGGTGCAGGGCCTATGGCGGCGGGTAGAGGGGTTTATTGTGCCGCGGGCTACCCGGGCCTACACAGTGGGGCCGGCGCTGGCCCGCCTGCTAGAGCAGCGCTACGGTCGGCCGTTCGCGGTGGTGCGCAACATCAGCCGCCTGTCTGAGGCGCCGCTACCACCCGCCCCGATGGCGGCCCCGGAAAACGGGTTTATTCTGTACCAGGGAGCCCTGAACGTGGGCCGGGGGCTGGAGCAGCTGCTGGAAGCCATGCCCCACGTAAACGGGCGGCTGGTGCTCTGCGGGGAAGGTGACTTGTCGGGGGCGCTCCGGACGCGGGCCGCCGAGCTGGGCCTACTCCAGAGCGGGCAGGTAGAGTTTCGGGGGTACGTACTGCCCGCTGCCCTCCGGGAGCTGACCCTGCAGGCCACCGTGGGCGTCATGCTACTCGAAAACCAGGGCCTAAGCTATTATTATTCCTTGGCCAACAAGTTTTTTGACTACCTACACGCTGGTATTCCGCAGGTAGTCATCGACTTTCCGGAGTACCGGGCGCTAACCGAGCAGTACCCCATAGCCGACCTGGTGGCCGACCTGCAGCCCGCTACCCTGGCTGCGGCCCTCAACCGCCTGCTGCCCGGCGGCGACGCCGCCCACTACCACCGCCTCGCCGAAAGCTGCCGCCACGCCCGCCTGGAGCTCAACTGGCAGCAGGAAGAAGCCCGGCTGCTGGCGTTGTACCAGGAAGTGGTAGGAGGGGAGAAGGCGATGAGGTGA
- the miaA gene encoding tRNA (adenosine(37)-N6)-dimethylallyltransferase MiaA — protein MLAELAAATQPTLLVITGPTAVGKTELCVRLARQLGTEIVSADSRQFFRELNIGTAKPTPAEMQGVPHHFINSHSISEEYNAGRFEQDALALLTQLFQRHRVVILTGGSGLYLQAVTEGLDELPAVPPEVRQQLRTELEAHGLEPLVAELARLDPVAYARLDRQNPQRVLRALEISRGTGQPFSSFHGGKAAERPFRTVKIALTREREELYQRIDERMDLMLAAGLEEEARRLYPHRHHNALQTVGYQELFAYFEGHYDYAEAVRLLKRNSRRYAKRQLTWLRRDPDYQWFHPEEVQRVTE, from the coding sequence ATGCTTGCTGAACTTGCCGCCGCTACCCAACCTACGCTACTGGTGATTACCGGACCCACAGCCGTAGGTAAAACGGAGTTGTGCGTGCGCCTGGCCCGGCAGCTGGGCACCGAAATCGTATCGGCTGACTCGCGGCAGTTTTTCCGGGAGCTGAACATCGGCACGGCCAAGCCTACCCCTGCAGAAATGCAGGGCGTGCCCCATCACTTCATCAACTCCCACAGTATTTCCGAGGAGTATAATGCCGGGCGCTTCGAGCAGGATGCGCTGGCCCTGCTAACTCAGCTGTTTCAGCGGCACCGGGTGGTTATCCTCACGGGCGGCTCGGGGCTGTACCTGCAGGCCGTTACCGAAGGCCTCGACGAGCTGCCGGCCGTGCCGCCCGAGGTGCGTCAGCAGCTGCGTACCGAGCTGGAAGCCCACGGCCTGGAACCTCTGGTGGCCGAACTCGCCCGCCTCGACCCCGTTGCCTACGCCCGCCTCGACCGTCAAAACCCTCAGCGGGTGTTGCGGGCCCTGGAAATCAGCCGGGGAACCGGGCAGCCATTCAGCTCCTTTCACGGCGGGAAGGCGGCTGAACGGCCCTTCCGAACGGTGAAAATTGCCCTAACCCGCGAGCGGGAGGAGCTTTATCAGCGCATTGATGAGCGCATGGACCTCATGCTGGCCGCCGGACTGGAGGAGGAAGCCCGCCGCCTCTACCCCCACCGCCACCACAATGCCCTCCAGACGGTAGGCTATCAGGAGCTGTTCGCGTATTTCGAGGGCCACTACGACTACGCCGAAGCCGTGCGCCTGCTCAAGCGCAACTCCCGCCGCTACGCCAAGCGCCAGCTCACCTGGCTCCGCCGCGACCCGGACTACCAGTGGTTTCATCCGGAAGAGGTGCAAAGAGTAACTGAGTAG
- the pfkA gene encoding 6-phosphofructokinase: MKRIAVFTSGGDAPGMNAAIRAVVRTAVYHGIEVYGIMRGYSGMIKGEFVKLDSASVANTIQKGGTILKSARSQKFVTKEGRQQAFDQLVNHGIDGLVAIGGNGTFTGAMIFEQEFGIPTVGIPGTIDNDLYGTDYTIGYDTAVNTALEAIDKIRDTADSHDRCFFVEVMGRDSGYIAIPCAIGGGAEIVMVPETQMSTEAVIDSLKTSWQRSKTSFLVVVAEGEEEGNVHAVAQQVKTAIPELDTRVTIIGHIQRGGAPSASDRMLASQIGIAAVEGLMNGMRNVMAGIVDRKLVYTPFVDTIHKKKMINQSFMRMVEILSV; encoded by the coding sequence ATGAAACGCATTGCAGTTTTCACCAGCGGCGGCGACGCGCCCGGCATGAACGCGGCCATTCGTGCCGTGGTGCGCACGGCCGTGTACCACGGTATTGAGGTTTATGGCATCATGCGCGGCTACAGCGGTATGATTAAGGGCGAGTTCGTAAAGCTGGATTCGGCCTCCGTGGCCAATACCATCCAGAAGGGCGGTACCATCCTGAAATCGGCGCGCAGCCAGAAGTTTGTAACCAAGGAGGGCCGCCAGCAGGCCTTCGACCAGCTGGTGAACCACGGCATTGATGGGCTGGTGGCCATTGGCGGCAACGGCACCTTCACCGGGGCCATGATTTTCGAGCAGGAGTTCGGCATCCCGACGGTAGGCATTCCCGGCACCATCGACAACGACCTTTACGGCACCGACTACACCATCGGATACGATACGGCCGTGAACACGGCCCTGGAGGCCATCGACAAAATCCGCGACACGGCCGACTCCCACGACCGGTGCTTCTTCGTGGAAGTAATGGGCCGCGACTCGGGCTACATTGCCATTCCGTGCGCCATTGGTGGCGGGGCCGAAATTGTGATGGTTCCGGAAACGCAGATGTCAACGGAAGCCGTTATTGACAGCCTGAAAACCAGCTGGCAGCGCTCCAAAACCTCGTTTCTGGTAGTAGTGGCTGAGGGCGAGGAAGAAGGCAATGTGCACGCCGTGGCCCAGCAGGTAAAAACGGCCATTCCGGAGCTGGATACCCGCGTTACCATCATCGGCCACATTCAGCGGGGCGGCGCCCCTTCGGCCTCTGACCGCATGCTGGCCTCGCAAATCGGCATTGCCGCCGTGGAGGGCCTCATGAACGGCATGCGCAACGTGATGGCCGGCATCGTGGACCGCAAGCTGGTGTACACGCCCTTCGTGGATACCATTCACAAAAAGAAGATGATCAACCAGAGCTTCATGCGCATGGTGGAAATCCTGAGCGTATAG
- a CDS encoding TerB family tellurite resistance protein: MFGFFENEQTRKVKSHLMNLVALAKADGHLDEREMNFIVAVGRKNGMRPDEVRSIVGNASTIHLVIPENDSERFDQIFDLVDMMLADGVVDDTEMDFCVDMAEKLGFRKDVVAVLVRRISQGVKDGFPREQIKEDTQTFLES, encoded by the coding sequence ATGTTTGGTTTTTTTGAAAACGAGCAGACCAGAAAAGTCAAAAGCCACCTGATGAACCTGGTGGCCCTGGCCAAAGCTGATGGCCACCTCGACGAGCGGGAAATGAATTTTATCGTGGCCGTGGGCCGCAAAAATGGCATGCGCCCCGACGAGGTACGCTCCATTGTGGGAAATGCCAGCACCATTCACCTCGTCATCCCCGAGAACGACTCCGAGCGGTTCGACCAGATTTTTGACCTTGTGGACATGATGCTGGCCGATGGGGTAGTGGACGACACGGAAATGGATTTCTGCGTGGACATGGCCGAAAAGCTGGGCTTCCGCAAAGACGTAGTAGCCGTGCTGGTTCGCCGTATTTCTCAGGGCGTGAAAGACGGCTTCCCCCGCGAGCAGATCAAAGAAGACACCCAGACCTTTCTGGAAAGCTAG